The following coding sequences lie in one Lysobacter capsici genomic window:
- a CDS encoding ribokinase, protein MSVTHNLPVLIAGSANLDFVVRASHVPAPGETVLGRELSTFPGGKGANQAIACARAGGAATRMLLALGDDAHAAPIEASLRDAGVELQLIRCPDHATGTAFICVSDDGENAITVAPGANAALRADDLPALDGVGHLLLQLETPLPAIEAWARRARDVGVTVVLNGAPARALPASLLDCVDLLIVNEGELAALSGIAGDIDAALARIPTAQVVVTLGALGCRARVDGRVLTQAAFPIQALDTTAAGDTFCGTLVAALAQGDDFAAALRRASAASALACTRAGAQASVPTRFEVERLLATTP, encoded by the coding sequence ATGAGCGTAACCCACAACCTTCCCGTCTTGATCGCCGGCTCGGCGAACCTCGACTTCGTCGTCCGCGCCAGCCACGTCCCCGCTCCCGGCGAAACCGTGCTCGGCCGCGAACTGTCCACGTTTCCCGGCGGCAAGGGCGCCAATCAGGCGATCGCCTGCGCGCGCGCCGGCGGCGCGGCCACGCGCATGCTGCTCGCGCTCGGCGACGACGCCCATGCCGCGCCGATCGAAGCCTCGCTGCGCGACGCCGGGGTCGAGCTGCAGCTGATCCGCTGTCCCGACCACGCCACCGGCACCGCCTTCATCTGCGTATCCGACGACGGCGAGAACGCGATCACCGTCGCGCCCGGCGCCAACGCCGCCTTGCGCGCCGACGACCTGCCCGCGCTCGACGGCGTCGGTCATCTGTTGCTGCAACTCGAAACCCCGCTGCCCGCGATCGAAGCCTGGGCGCGACGCGCGCGCGACGTGGGCGTCACGGTCGTGCTCAACGGCGCGCCCGCGCGCGCCTTGCCCGCTTCGCTGCTGGACTGCGTCGACCTGTTGATCGTCAACGAAGGCGAGCTCGCCGCGCTCAGCGGCATCGCCGGCGACATCGACGCCGCGCTGGCGCGCATTCCCACCGCGCAGGTCGTGGTCACGCTCGGCGCGCTCGGCTGCCGCGCGCGCGTCGACGGCCGCGTTCTGACCCAGGCCGCGTTCCCGATTCAGGCGCTCGACACCACCGCCGCCGGCGACACGTTCTGCGGCACACTGGTCGCGGCGCTCGCTCAGGGCGATGACTTCGCCGCGGCGTTGCGCCGCGCCAGCGCCGCCTCGGCCCTAGCCTGCACGCGCGCAGGCGCGCAGGCCAGCGTGCCGACGCGCTTTGAGGTCGAACGATTGCTCGCCACAACGCCCTGA
- a CDS encoding serine hydrolase domain-containing protein, which produces MRDATDAEGYLGAVVLIAHEGRIVDFHAYGHRDLARREPMRKDAIFRLYSMSKTIASAAVMLLVEQGRIGLDDPVSRYLPELGHRQVLIGGSADAPRLRPANSEITIRQLLTHTAGFAAGLKGDEAATELMERNDPHAASDLRGFVERLSHAPLAADPGTRFGYDGAAIEVLGRVVEVVARQPFDAFLRERIFVPLGMRDTGFSVPASQRGRVVDITTMGDDGRLRIADGPSAREPGAALNAYASGAGGLYSTACDYARFAQVLLDGGAIAAKDSGFALASSTGTGTGTGTASNCPHEATNLSDRHPFNSSFPRRRESRDFRAATLKSLDSRLRGNDGRKERGEPETTVEPTRRLLRAETVALMLRNQLNMLDPPVHQFNPGEGFGFGGSVVIDPVKRGQPGSVGRFGWPGAASTTYAIDPARRWVAIALLQHLPRGDVPRDLPRISKDFYRLVDEAMADANKSNTRDTTNPDTPK; this is translated from the coding sequence ATGCGCGACGCGACCGATGCCGAAGGCTACCTCGGCGCCGTGGTACTGATCGCGCACGAAGGCCGCATCGTCGACTTCCACGCTTACGGCCACCGCGACCTGGCCCGTCGCGAACCGATGCGCAAGGACGCGATCTTCCGCCTCTATTCGATGAGCAAGACCATCGCCTCGGCCGCGGTGATGCTGCTGGTCGAACAGGGTCGCATCGGCCTGGACGATCCGGTCTCGCGCTATCTGCCCGAACTCGGCCATCGCCAGGTGTTGATCGGCGGCAGCGCCGACGCGCCGCGACTGCGCCCGGCCAACAGCGAGATCACCATTCGCCAACTGCTGACCCACACCGCCGGGTTCGCCGCGGGCCTGAAAGGCGATGAAGCCGCGACCGAGCTCATGGAACGCAACGACCCGCACGCGGCGAGCGACCTGCGCGGGTTCGTCGAGCGATTGAGCCACGCGCCGCTCGCGGCCGATCCCGGCACCCGTTTCGGTTACGACGGCGCCGCGATCGAAGTGCTCGGCCGGGTGGTCGAAGTGGTCGCGCGGCAACCGTTCGATGCGTTCCTGCGCGAACGCATCTTCGTTCCGCTAGGTATGCGCGACACGGGCTTCAGCGTGCCGGCGTCGCAACGTGGTCGCGTGGTCGACATCACCACGATGGGCGACGACGGGCGGCTGCGGATCGCCGACGGCCCGAGCGCGCGCGAACCGGGCGCGGCGTTGAATGCGTATGCCAGCGGCGCGGGCGGGTTGTATTCGACCGCTTGCGACTATGCGCGGTTTGCGCAGGTGTTGTTGGATGGCGGGGCGATTGCGGCAAAGGATTCGGGTTTTGCTTTGGCTTCGAGCACGGGTACGGGTACGGGTACGGGTACGGCTTCGAATTGTCCGCATGAAGCAACGAACCTTTCGGACCGACATCCTTTCAATTCGTCATTCCCGCGAAGGCGGGAATCCAGAGACTTTCGTGCAGCCACGTTAAAGTCTCTGGATTCCCGCCTTCGCGGGAATGACGGTAGGAAAGAGCGCGGCGAACCCGAGACGACCGTCGAACCCACTCGACGCCTCCTCCGAGCCGAAACCGTCGCCCTGATGCTGCGCAACCAACTCAACATGCTCGATCCGCCCGTGCATCAATTCAACCCGGGTGAAGGCTTCGGCTTCGGCGGCTCGGTCGTCATCGATCCGGTCAAGCGCGGCCAGCCCGGGTCGGTCGGCCGCTTCGGCTGGCCCGGCGCGGCGTCGACCACCTATGCGATCGATCCGGCGCGTCGATGGGTCGCGATCGCGTTGTTGCAGCACCTGCCGCGCGGCGATGTACCGCGCGATCTGCCGAGGATCAGCAAGGACTTCTATCGCCTGGTGGACGAAGCGATGGCGGACGCAAACAAAAGCAACACTCGCGACACTACGAACCCGGACACACCGAAATGA
- a CDS encoding formylglycine-generating enzyme family protein produces the protein MTQPYRPAADDDASHEDERRAVRTEYKFSHVTTQRYLPLPGKAPGWPFAEIGHWKVDVDATLDDWIAELVDWRREHLIRIGYDDAHYRRPELQWAQRNFVHAQMMAEDRYFYDPVAGRYTVDRYLDDLERRYGGIDSVLIWHVYPNIGVDDRNQFDLAGDLPGGLDGLRGAIEDFHRRGVRVFLPTMPWDHGTRDSGVKDWDAVAELVKAVGADGVNGDTYNGVPRAFFDACDALGHPVVLQPESTISAEEALIWNVQSWGKKAPNELIPPVAKFKWLEPRHMINYENRWGRDRNHDLQYIFFNGVGYNAWENIWGLWNQLTDRDAETLRRIATIEREFAACMTSAHWRPYVHTRQAGVFASRFPHAGTTVWHLVNRNEYEIDGEQIAVAHEPGTRYFDAWNGVTLEPRIDGEQAVFEFVLEGRGFGALLALAPGVEHAGLDTFLDGMRQLSDIPLHRYSKQWHSLQQRLLPIAPVTPVATAPDGMVEIPAGEFDFVVGGIEIEGQTWEGVDVQYPWEDSARRNHRKRMSMQRFFIDRTPVTNAQYLRFVQASGYAPRDAHNYLRDWLDGAPRPGWENRPVTWVSIEDARAYAHWAGKRLPREWEWQYAAQGGDGRRYPWGNDWREDAVPAPNRGRRLHAPDEVDAHPAGASAFGVLDLVGNVWQWTDEYHDEHTRGAVLRGGSSYQPQTSHWYFPQAYRLDQHGKYLLMAPSKDRSGCIGFRCVVDASA, from the coding sequence ATGACCCAGCCTTACCGACCCGCCGCCGACGATGACGCTTCGCACGAAGACGAACGTCGCGCCGTGCGCACCGAATACAAGTTCTCCCACGTCACCACCCAGCGCTATCTGCCGCTGCCGGGCAAGGCGCCCGGCTGGCCGTTCGCCGAGATCGGTCACTGGAAGGTCGATGTCGACGCGACCCTGGACGACTGGATCGCCGAGTTGGTCGACTGGCGCCGCGAACACCTGATCCGCATCGGCTACGACGACGCGCATTACCGCCGCCCGGAACTGCAATGGGCGCAGCGCAATTTCGTCCACGCGCAGATGATGGCCGAGGACCGCTACTTCTACGATCCGGTCGCCGGCCGCTACACCGTCGATCGTTACCTCGACGATCTCGAACGCCGCTACGGCGGCATCGACAGCGTGCTGATCTGGCATGTGTACCCGAACATCGGCGTCGACGACCGCAACCAGTTCGACCTGGCCGGCGATCTGCCCGGCGGGCTCGACGGCCTGCGCGGCGCGATCGAGGATTTCCATCGCCGCGGCGTGCGCGTGTTCCTGCCGACCATGCCCTGGGATCACGGCACCCGCGACAGCGGAGTCAAGGACTGGGACGCGGTGGCCGAACTGGTCAAGGCGGTCGGCGCCGACGGCGTCAACGGCGACACCTACAACGGCGTGCCGCGCGCATTCTTCGACGCCTGCGACGCGCTCGGCCATCCGGTGGTGCTGCAACCCGAATCCACCATCAGCGCCGAGGAAGCCTTGATCTGGAACGTGCAGAGCTGGGGCAAGAAAGCGCCGAACGAGCTGATCCCGCCGGTGGCCAAGTTCAAGTGGCTCGAACCGCGCCACATGATCAACTACGAGAACCGTTGGGGCCGCGATCGCAACCACGACCTGCAATACATCTTCTTCAACGGCGTGGGCTACAACGCCTGGGAGAACATCTGGGGCTTGTGGAACCAGCTCACCGACCGCGACGCCGAAACCCTGCGCCGCATCGCCACGATCGAACGCGAGTTCGCCGCGTGCATGACCAGCGCGCACTGGCGGCCGTACGTGCATACCCGCCAGGCCGGCGTATTCGCCAGCCGCTTCCCGCACGCGGGCACCACCGTGTGGCACCTGGTCAATCGCAACGAATACGAGATCGACGGCGAACAGATCGCGGTCGCGCACGAGCCGGGCACGCGCTATTTCGACGCCTGGAACGGGGTCACGCTGGAGCCGCGCATCGACGGCGAGCAGGCGGTGTTCGAATTCGTTCTCGAAGGCCGCGGCTTCGGCGCGCTGCTGGCGTTGGCGCCGGGGGTCGAACACGCCGGCCTGGACACCTTCCTCGACGGCATGCGCCAGTTGTCGGACATCCCGCTGCATCGCTATTCGAAGCAGTGGCATTCCCTGCAGCAGCGTCTGCTGCCGATCGCGCCAGTGACCCCGGTCGCGACCGCGCCGGACGGCATGGTCGAGATTCCGGCCGGCGAATTCGACTTCGTCGTAGGCGGCATCGAGATCGAAGGCCAGACCTGGGAAGGCGTCGACGTGCAGTACCCGTGGGAGGACAGCGCGCGGCGCAATCACCGCAAGCGCATGTCGATGCAACGCTTCTTCATCGACCGCACGCCGGTCACCAACGCGCAGTACCTGCGCTTCGTCCAGGCCAGCGGTTACGCGCCGCGCGATGCGCACAACTATCTGCGCGATTGGCTCGACGGTGCGCCGCGGCCGGGTTGGGAGAATCGTCCGGTCACGTGGGTTTCCATCGAGGACGCCCGCGCTTACGCGCACTGGGCCGGCAAGCGCCTGCCGCGCGAGTGGGAGTGGCAGTACGCCGCGCAAGGCGGCGACGGCCGCCGTTATCCGTGGGGCAACGACTGGCGCGAAGACGCCGTGCCCGCGCCGAATCGCGGCCGCCGCCTGCACGCACCCGACGAAGTCGATGCGCATCCGGCCGGCGCCAGCGCGTTCGGCGTGCTCGACCTGGTCGGCAACGTCTGGCAATGGACCGACGAATACCACGACGAACACACCCGCGGCGCGGTGCTGCGCGGCGGTAGTTCGTACCAGCCGCAGACCTCGCACTGGTATTTTCCGCAGGCCTACCGGCTCGACCAGCACGGCAAGTACCTGTTGATGGCGCCGAGCAAGGATCGCTCGGGCTGCATCGGTTTTCGCTGCGTGGTCGATGCGAGCGCATGA
- a CDS encoding TonB-dependent receptor: MLKPLTAAISSVLLLSTFAGTSYAQDTDPAATPASDKAAVDLDNVVVTGTRSPKAVDKIPGAITLVSKAELARSLVLTEDATAVLARTVPGYAESSQAMSNTGENLRGRVALRLFDGVPQGSPLREGTRNGTFTDMGVVGRIEVINGPSASEGIGAAGGIINYLSAAPTKEGNEFTITSRYTTQFKDDSAGWKLGATFARKAGNFDMITAASFLDRGITYDGNGRRIGMNTSGSLSDTEARNLFIKAGYNFGEDGVQRIEGSVSHFSIEGKANYVQVLGCRPDEAALCGETRTNTSERGSIFGSKAAINDFKQYQLSYIHSDFFGGTLTVNAYKADQEMRYLPENTIDKQDPLIAPMDTIYDQSEIVTNKKGLRTSWARPSLFSVSGLELRVGLDLVKDTAQQRLALTNRLWVPPMEYSSKAPWAQLSWDIGPVTLSGGLRREDGELHVDSYTTTWYRDRRHVDGGTLEYQETLKNLGAVWRINDAWSVFGSYGEGFTLANVGIPLRNIQCSNDPGDTQPDGCPNDPRIGVGDLLDLNAIVVKNTEFGFNWRGERGALSASHYDSKSDYGQSLAIDPATNDFVLLRAPVRIKGYELSGDWRFNEDWRFSAVYSHTAGKTSFWAADAAGRYPAGATNKPMGVLDINPDKFAWTLTWNFLPHADMSLGATTLFSRNLSGSDVRAFDGQRFSFKESTHGYTLFDLGMNFETERYGKFSLGIENLFDKQYILSWSQPPGGFQNYWAGRGRTVSLTHTFKF, from the coding sequence ATGCTCAAGCCACTTACCGCCGCGATCAGCAGCGTCCTGCTGCTCTCCACCTTCGCGGGCACCAGCTACGCGCAAGACACCGACCCCGCCGCCACGCCCGCCAGCGACAAAGCCGCCGTCGACCTCGACAACGTCGTCGTCACCGGCACCCGCAGCCCCAAGGCGGTCGACAAGATTCCCGGCGCGATCACCCTGGTGTCCAAGGCCGAACTCGCCCGCAGCCTGGTGCTGACCGAGGACGCCACCGCGGTGCTCGCGCGCACCGTGCCCGGCTACGCCGAGTCCTCGCAGGCGATGAGCAACACCGGCGAAAACCTGCGCGGCCGCGTCGCCCTGCGCCTGTTCGACGGCGTGCCGCAGGGCTCGCCGCTGCGCGAAGGCACCCGCAACGGCACCTTCACCGACATGGGCGTCGTCGGCCGGATCGAAGTCATCAACGGCCCGTCGGCCTCCGAAGGCATCGGCGCGGCCGGCGGCATCATCAACTACCTGTCCGCGGCGCCGACCAAGGAAGGCAACGAGTTCACCATCACCTCGCGCTACACCACCCAGTTCAAGGACGACAGCGCCGGCTGGAAGCTCGGCGCGACCTTCGCGCGCAAGGCCGGCAACTTCGACATGATCACCGCCGCCTCGTTCCTCGACCGCGGCATCACCTACGACGGCAACGGCCGCCGCATCGGCATGAACACCAGCGGCTCGTTGTCCGATACCGAAGCGCGCAACCTGTTCATCAAGGCCGGCTACAACTTCGGCGAAGACGGCGTGCAGCGCATCGAAGGCTCGGTCAGCCACTTCAGCATCGAAGGCAAGGCCAACTACGTGCAGGTGCTGGGCTGCCGCCCGGACGAAGCCGCGCTGTGCGGCGAAACCCGCACCAACACCTCCGAGCGCGGCTCGATCTTCGGCTCCAAGGCCGCGATCAACGACTTCAAGCAATACCAGCTCAGCTACATCCATTCGGATTTCTTCGGCGGCACCCTGACCGTCAACGCCTACAAGGCCGATCAGGAAATGCGCTACCTGCCGGAAAACACGATCGACAAGCAGGACCCGTTGATCGCGCCGATGGACACGATCTACGACCAGTCCGAAATCGTCACCAACAAGAAGGGCCTGCGCACCTCGTGGGCGCGGCCGTCGCTGTTCTCGGTCAGCGGCCTGGAACTGCGGGTCGGCCTGGACCTGGTCAAGGATACCGCGCAGCAACGCCTGGCGCTGACCAACCGGCTGTGGGTGCCGCCGATGGAATACAGCAGCAAGGCGCCGTGGGCGCAGCTGTCGTGGGACATCGGCCCGGTCACGCTGTCGGGCGGCCTGCGCCGCGAAGACGGCGAACTGCACGTCGACAGCTACACCACCACCTGGTACCGCGATCGCCGCCACGTCGACGGCGGCACGCTCGAATACCAGGAAACCTTGAAGAACCTCGGCGCGGTGTGGCGCATCAACGACGCCTGGTCGGTGTTCGGTTCCTACGGCGAAGGCTTCACCCTGGCCAACGTCGGCATCCCGCTGCGCAACATCCAGTGCTCCAACGATCCGGGCGACACCCAGCCCGACGGCTGCCCGAACGATCCGCGCATCGGCGTGGGCGATCTGCTCGACCTCAACGCGATCGTGGTCAAGAACACCGAGTTCGGCTTCAACTGGCGCGGCGAGCGCGGCGCGCTGAGCGCTTCGCATTACGACTCCAAGTCCGACTACGGCCAATCGCTGGCGATCGACCCGGCCACCAACGACTTCGTCCTGCTGCGCGCGCCGGTGCGGATCAAGGGCTACGAATTGTCGGGCGACTGGCGCTTCAACGAGGACTGGCGGTTCAGCGCGGTGTACTCGCACACCGCCGGCAAGACCTCGTTCTGGGCCGCCGACGCGGCCGGACGCTATCCCGCCGGCGCCACCAACAAGCCGATGGGCGTGCTCGACATCAACCCCGACAAGTTCGCCTGGACCCTGACCTGGAACTTTCTGCCGCACGCCGACATGAGCCTGGGCGCGACCACGCTGTTCTCGCGCAACCTGTCGGGCAGCGACGTGCGCGCCTTCGACGGCCAGCGTTTCAGCTTCAAGGAAAGCACCCACGGCTACACCTTGTTCGACCTGGGCATGAACTTCGAAACCGAGCGTTACGGCAAGTTCTCGCTCGGCATCGAGAACCTGTTCGACAAGCAATACATCCTGAGCTGGTCGCAGCCGCCGGGCGGCTTCCAGAACTACTGGGCCGGACGCGGCCGCACCGTGTCGCTCACCCATACCTTCAAGTTCTGA
- a CDS encoding CaiB/BaiF CoA transferase family protein: MTPTSSDPIAEPVAASGPLAGVRVLDLSAYIAGPYGCSLLADQGADVIKIEPPDGDNLRQYPSTLASESRAFLGVNRSKRGIVLDLKRADDHAVLLRLVREADVLVHNFRPSVPKRLGIDFEQLQLINPRLIYCAVTGYGETGPMKDKAGYDQVLQTMTGMCNLQGRRGGPPEIIYGSVVDYYAAALLAAGVSSALFERERSGLGQFVGVSLLRSALTMQSARMIWADGEGLDIGRDMRSGGVTGIHPTRDGHIYISANTARFWKALCEKTGLRELADDPRYDSVRKRAQAVAEIVPRLQQALAARSAMEWEAIFGDEVPCAAARRIEDMFDHPQVLAEGIVDAIDHPQVGRYRGVAQSIKFGRTPGPAAFAAPMLGQDTQAVKAELGETGVVGRKRRG, from the coding sequence ATGACCCCCACTTCCTCCGATCCGATCGCGGAACCCGTCGCGGCGTCCGGCCCTCTGGCCGGCGTGCGGGTCCTCGATCTGAGCGCTTACATCGCCGGGCCCTACGGTTGCAGCCTGCTCGCCGACCAAGGCGCGGACGTGATCAAGATCGAGCCGCCCGACGGCGACAATCTGCGCCAATACCCTTCGACCCTGGCCAGCGAAAGCCGCGCCTTTCTCGGGGTCAATCGCAGCAAGCGCGGCATCGTGCTCGACCTCAAGCGCGCCGACGACCACGCGGTGCTGCTGCGCCTGGTGCGCGAGGCCGACGTGCTGGTGCATAACTTCCGGCCGAGCGTGCCCAAGCGCCTGGGCATCGATTTCGAACAACTGCAACTCATCAACCCGCGGCTGATCTATTGCGCGGTCACCGGCTACGGCGAAACCGGGCCGATGAAGGACAAGGCCGGTTACGACCAAGTGCTGCAGACCATGACCGGCATGTGCAACCTGCAAGGTCGCCGCGGCGGGCCGCCGGAAATCATCTACGGCTCGGTGGTCGACTACTACGCCGCCGCATTGCTCGCGGCCGGCGTGTCTTCGGCGCTGTTCGAACGCGAGCGCAGCGGCCTGGGCCAGTTCGTCGGCGTGTCGCTGCTGCGCAGCGCGCTGACCATGCAGTCGGCGCGGATGATCTGGGCCGACGGCGAAGGCCTCGACATCGGCCGCGACATGCGTTCGGGCGGCGTCACCGGCATCCATCCGACCCGCGACGGCCATATCTACATCTCGGCCAACACCGCGCGCTTCTGGAAAGCGCTGTGCGAGAAGACCGGCCTGCGCGAACTGGCCGACGACCCGCGCTACGACAGCGTGCGCAAGCGCGCGCAGGCGGTGGCCGAGATCGTGCCGCGCCTGCAGCAGGCGCTCGCCGCGCGCAGCGCGATGGAGTGGGAAGCGATCTTCGGCGACGAGGTGCCGTGCGCGGCCGCGCGCCGGATCGAGGACATGTTCGATCATCCGCAGGTGCTGGCCGAAGGCATCGTCGATGCGATCGACCACCCGCAGGTCGGCCGCTACCGCGGCGTCGCCCAGTCGATCAAGTTCGGCCGCACCCCGGGGCCGGCCGCGTTCGCGGCGCCGATGCTGGGGCAGGATACACAGGCGGTGAAGGCGGAGTTGGGGGAGACTGGGGTGGTGGGGCGCAAGCGGCGGGGGTGA
- a CDS encoding glycoside hydrolase family 127 protein yields MNRDPEPSAHAMSHNDYSAKTARVEVRLDGLLGDALEANRRGRLSHFIVDETSPAIAIFAPSHRQQNIEGDWYGEHAGKWLVAAAKAAARSGDEALLARVRRVADFLVAHQEADGYMGTYAPEHRFMRKQAPKPGTWDGAPSVRTWDIWTHAYLILGLLEIHRHFPEPRYLDAARAIGALCLETLTRGGIDITELGNHHGMSATVLLDPAVELYFATGERAFLDLALTVLGQADAHPDLALLTRALAGVDAAQIATGKAYQLAWNLVGLAKLHRATGRVEYLSAVESLWRSIRDHHLSLGGGPWGGVAHRSREVFNPAGVFSPQGYVETCSTLAWIQLNRELLSITGQACYAQEIERSAYNDLLGAQAPNGEDWCYYVFPNGRRVHTTYWRCCKSSGAMAIEELPAIAYTRSGDDALAINLYGPGAARVELARAGTVRIEQNTAYPFDGRIGLHVSPERAARFALKLRIPSWANDASVSINGESVSTAIAVGDYLVLDREWSDGDRISIDFPMTPHLHTAVNRNVQESRAPDGSPVAQEVLHNEYLALTCGPLVYATGLIDGFKTEETLRPPTAPASDWLHWHAADAQHATPRIELDPGYREPLVFQPYYCAGGRVDGAWRLTWLSLPPVSPVSPQ; encoded by the coding sequence ATGAACCGCGACCCTGAGCCTTCAGCCCACGCCATGAGCCACAACGACTACAGCGCCAAGACCGCGCGCGTCGAGGTCCGTCTCGACGGCCTGCTCGGCGACGCGCTCGAGGCCAATCGCCGCGGCCGCCTGTCGCATTTCATCGTCGACGAAACCAGCCCGGCGATCGCGATCTTCGCCCCAAGCCATCGCCAGCAGAATATCGAAGGCGACTGGTACGGCGAACATGCCGGCAAGTGGCTGGTCGCCGCGGCCAAGGCCGCCGCGCGCAGCGGCGATGAGGCGTTGCTGGCGCGCGTGCGCCGCGTCGCCGACTTCCTGGTCGCGCATCAGGAAGCCGACGGCTACATGGGCACCTACGCGCCCGAGCACCGCTTCATGCGCAAGCAGGCGCCCAAGCCCGGCACCTGGGACGGCGCGCCGAGCGTGCGCACCTGGGACATCTGGACCCATGCGTACCTGATCCTGGGATTGCTGGAAATCCACAGGCATTTTCCCGAGCCGCGGTATCTCGACGCGGCGCGCGCGATCGGTGCGCTGTGCCTGGAGACCTTGACCCGCGGCGGTATCGACATCACCGAGTTGGGCAATCACCACGGCATGTCGGCCACGGTGTTGCTGGACCCGGCGGTCGAGTTGTACTTCGCCACCGGCGAGCGCGCGTTTCTCGATCTGGCGCTGACCGTGCTCGGCCAGGCCGACGCCCATCCCGACCTCGCCCTGCTCACGCGTGCGCTGGCCGGCGTGGATGCGGCGCAGATCGCCACCGGCAAGGCGTATCAACTCGCGTGGAATCTGGTCGGCCTGGCGAAGCTGCATCGCGCCACCGGCCGCGTCGAGTATCTGAGCGCGGTCGAGTCGCTGTGGCGCAGCATTCGCGATCATCACCTCAGCCTCGGCGGCGGCCCCTGGGGCGGCGTCGCCCATCGTTCGCGCGAAGTGTTCAACCCGGCCGGCGTGTTCAGTCCGCAGGGCTATGTCGAAACCTGCTCGACCCTGGCCTGGATCCAGCTCAATCGCGAACTGCTGAGCATCACCGGCCAGGCGTGTTACGCGCAGGAGATCGAGCGCTCGGCCTATAACGATCTGCTCGGCGCGCAGGCGCCCAACGGCGAGGACTGGTGCTACTACGTGTTTCCCAACGGGCGACGCGTGCATACGACCTACTGGCGCTGCTGCAAATCGAGCGGCGCGATGGCGATCGAGGAACTGCCGGCCATCGCCTACACCCGCAGCGGCGACGATGCGCTGGCGATCAATCTCTACGGACCGGGCGCGGCGCGGGTCGAATTGGCGCGGGCGGGCACGGTGCGGATCGAGCAGAACACGGCTTATCCGTTCGATGGCCGCATCGGTCTGCATGTGAGCCCCGAGCGCGCGGCGCGATTCGCGCTGAAGCTGCGAATTCCTTCATGGGCGAACGACGCGTCGGTATCGATCAATGGCGAATCCGTGTCGACCGCAATCGCAGTTGGCGATTACCTCGTGCTCGATCGCGAGTGGAGCGACGGCGACCGTATCTCCATCGACTTCCCGATGACTCCGCACCTGCACACCGCAGTCAATCGCAACGTGCAGGAGTCGCGCGCGCCCGACGGCAGCCCGGTCGCGCAGGAGGTGTTGCACAACGAGTATCTGGCGCTGACCTGCGGCCCGCTGGTGTATGCGACCGGCCTCATCGACGGCTTCAAGACCGAGGAAACGCTCAGGCCGCCCACCGCGCCCGCATCGGATTGGCTGCACTGGCACGCCGCCGATGCGCAGCATGCGACGCCGCGGATCGAGCTGGACCCGGGCTATCGCGAGCCGCTGGTGTTTCAGCCGTATTACTGCGCCGGCGGCCGCGTCGACGGCGCGTGGCGGCTGACCTGGCTGTCGTTGCCGCCGGTGTCGCCGGTGTCTCCGCAGTGA